In a genomic window of Candidatus Omnitrophota bacterium:
- the mfd gene encoding transcription-repair coupling factor: protein MLFKSLKLYLNQDVHLETLFETLVDFGYRRQEMVSAEGDFSRRGAIIDIFPVSFELPIRIELDNEKIISIKTFNPSSGEALWQHNIVIVLPHKKSSGVRSTVFSEEFPLKNFVDLNIGDFVVHNQHGIGRFLGMQKIKAGGGLKDHLVIEYDRNEKLYVPVDAMHLVQKYIAFHAGRPKLYRLGNKQWQRVKASARKGIQKLAWELLSLQAMRLASKGFKFSADTDWQADFEKTFPYVETPDQAKAMAEVKLDMESFKPMDRLLCGDVGYGKTEVAMRSAFKSVMDNKQVAYLVPTTILAEQHYKNFTGRLVNFAVNVAMLSRFKTIKQQKEIIQGLADGSVDIVIGTHRLLSEDVLFKDLGLVIVDEEQRFGVKAKEKLKKLKTTIDVLVLTATPIPRTLYMSLMGAKDFSVINTPPQNRLPIKTVVVEYDADLVTQAIKRELARRGQVFFLHNRIMDLEKIRDKIAKNLPAGVRIAVACGRMPSSLLERIMSDYICGNIDVLVSTMIIESGIDIPNANTIIVNNAQMFGLSDLHQLRGRVGRFNRSAYAYFMIPPNLVLEDDARKRLKAIEEYSELGAGFNIAMQDLEIRGAGNILGQEQHGFISAVGFDLYCRLLKEAVVNFKKAGVFNEAHN from the coding sequence ATGTTATTTAAATCTCTCAAGCTATATCTAAACCAAGATGTTCATTTAGAAACTCTCTTTGAGACCCTGGTTGATTTTGGTTACCGCAGGCAGGAGATGGTTTCCGCAGAAGGTGATTTTAGCCGCCGTGGGGCAATTATTGATATTTTTCCGGTTTCTTTTGAGCTGCCAATCCGTATTGAATTAGATAATGAAAAAATTATTTCTATCAAAACTTTTAATCCTTCCAGTGGAGAAGCCCTTTGGCAGCATAATATTGTTATTGTCCTGCCGCATAAAAAATCCTCAGGCGTAAGAAGCACTGTGTTCAGCGAAGAGTTCCCTTTAAAAAATTTCGTAGATTTGAATATCGGTGATTTTGTAGTGCATAACCAGCATGGCATAGGAAGGTTCCTGGGTATGCAGAAAATTAAAGCAGGAGGCGGTCTTAAGGATCACCTGGTGATTGAATATGACCGTAATGAGAAACTTTATGTGCCGGTAGATGCCATGCATCTGGTGCAGAAGTATATTGCTTTTCACGCGGGGCGGCCCAAACTCTACCGTTTAGGCAATAAGCAATGGCAGAGGGTAAAGGCGTCCGCGCGGAAGGGTATTCAAAAGCTGGCCTGGGAGTTATTGAGTTTACAGGCGATGCGCCTGGCTTCCAAGGGGTTTAAGTTTTCCGCGGACACCGATTGGCAGGCTGATTTTGAAAAAACCTTTCCGTATGTAGAAACTCCCGATCAGGCCAAGGCAATGGCAGAGGTTAAACTCGATATGGAATCTTTTAAACCCATGGATAGGTTGCTTTGCGGGGATGTGGGGTATGGGAAAACCGAAGTAGCGATGCGGTCGGCATTTAAATCGGTGATGGATAATAAGCAGGTAGCTTATTTGGTTCCAACGACCATATTAGCCGAGCAGCATTATAAGAATTTCACCGGCCGGCTGGTTAATTTCGCGGTAAACGTTGCGATGCTTTCCCGTTTTAAAACCATTAAACAACAAAAAGAAATTATCCAGGGATTAGCTGATGGAAGCGTGGATATAGTTATCGGCACGCACCGGCTGCTTTCGGAGGATGTGCTTTTTAAGGATCTAGGTTTAGTTATTGTTGATGAGGAGCAGCGATTCGGAGTTAAGGCTAAAGAAAAGCTGAAAAAACTTAAAACCACCATAGATGTTTTAGTTTTAACGGCCACCCCGATTCCGCGCACCTTGTACATGAGCCTGATGGGGGCAAAAGATTTTTCCGTGATCAATACCCCGCCGCAAAATAGGTTGCCTATCAAGACGGTTGTGGTAGAATATGATGCGGATTTGGTAACCCAGGCCATAAAACGGGAGTTGGCGCGCCGGGGACAGGTGTTCTTTTTACATAACCGGATTATGGATCTTGAAAAAATCCGGGATAAGATCGCCAAAAATTTACCTGCTGGGGTGCGGATTGCCGTAGCTTGCGGCCGAATGCCTTCTTCTTTACTTGAGCGGATCATGTCGGATTATATTTGCGGCAATATTGATGTTTTGGTTTCGACGATGATTATCGAATCCGGAATCGATATTCCAAACGCCAATACCATTATCGTAAATAACGCTCAGATGTTTGGTTTATCCGATCTGCATCAATTGCGCGGCAGGGTGGGCAGGTTCAATCGATCCGCATACGCCTATTTTATGATTCCGCCTAATCTAGTTTTAGAGGATGATGCCAGGAAGCGCCTTAAGGCGATCGAGGAATACAGTGAGTTGGGCGCTGGTTTTAATATTGCGATGCAGGATCTGGAGATCCGCGGGGCCGGCAATATCCTCGGCCAGGAGCAGCATGGATTTATCAGCGCTGTCGGGTTTGACCTTTATTGCAGATTATTAAAAGAAGCAGTGGTTAACTTTAAGAAAGCAGGGGTATTCAATGAAGCGCATAATTAG
- a CDS encoding peptidyl-prolyl cis-trans isomerase: protein MKRIISFLVLAITFTFSSPALYAQDKVVAIVNNEVITQKDLNDFLNYIRLQYSREVKGKALAEKVEAMRQDLLQRLIEDRIILAQAKIDKISIDPGRVKEKINEIKKRYQSDSEMERDLAKQGLVQADLENKIREQMLMYNIVEQKVRSKVVVWPEEITSFYNQNRRQFLKPEERILTVIILPSEDLAKTVSYQLRVGSKLEDLAAKYQFTTDKLTVAQGQQLRSEIEETVFKLGIREVSNPVKIDAQYYIFRLDDIIGSRQLGLDEAQAKIQVYLFDKKMQDALAKWLDELKKQSYIKILEN, encoded by the coding sequence ATGAAGCGCATAATTAGTTTTTTGGTCCTGGCAATAACCTTTACTTTTTCCAGCCCCGCTCTTTACGCGCAGGATAAGGTAGTGGCGATAGTGAATAATGAAGTTATTACGCAAAAAGATCTTAATGATTTTTTGAATTATATACGCCTGCAGTATTCACGCGAAGTTAAAGGAAAGGCTTTGGCGGAAAAAGTAGAAGCAATGCGGCAGGATTTATTACAGCGGCTGATCGAAGACCGGATTATACTTGCGCAGGCAAAAATCGATAAGATAAGTATCGATCCCGGCAGGGTAAAAGAAAAAATTAACGAAATTAAGAAACGTTATCAGTCGGATTCGGAAATGGAACGTGATTTGGCTAAACAGGGATTAGTGCAGGCGGATTTGGAGAATAAGATCCGGGAGCAAATGCTCATGTATAACATTGTTGAACAGAAGGTGCGCAGTAAAGTGGTGGTTTGGCCGGAAGAAATTACCAGCTTTTATAATCAGAATAGACGGCAGTTTTTGAAGCCGGAAGAGAGGATTCTGACGGTTATTATCCTGCCCAGTGAAGATTTGGCTAAAACCGTCAGTTATCAATTGAGGGTTGGATCAAAATTAGAGGATCTTGCCGCAAAATACCAGTTTACTACCGATAAGCTTACTGTTGCGCAGGGGCAGCAGCTGCGCAGTGAGATTGAAGAAACAGTATTTAAATTAGGAATAAGAGAAGTGTCTAATCCGGTAAAGATCGATGCGCAATATTATATCTTTAGGTTAGATGATATTATTGGAAGCCGGCAATTGGGTTTGGATGAGGCGCAGGCTAAAATCCAGGTTTATTTATTCGATAAGAAAATGCAGGATGCCTTGGCCAAATGGTTAGATGAACTTAAAAAACAATCCTACATTAAAATCCTCGAAAATTAG
- the pdxA gene encoding 4-hydroxythreonine-4-phosphate dehydrogenase PdxA, producing MNLKNNPTLKSSKIRVGITIGDPSGIGPAITLKALEILKGQADFTVIGNSFVLAKASKLLKIRSLPLKLIDLNNVDPKNFAFGRLKAQNGRACLEYLDAALGLLKENKIDCLVTCPISKEAINLAGAKFSGHTEYLGKKTGCKDLVMLLLNDKLKFSLVTRHVALKDVCGLLGRKSLENNILRTIKGLRSLFLIKKLKLVVCGVNPHASDNGVIGKEEEKVMIPVIKSLKRKVKGVSIVGPLSADAAISQAAKGNFDCVIAAYHDQALIPLKLTDFDSGVNLTFGLPFVRTSPLHGTAFDIAKKPARAFPGSLVTAIKLAIKCTLNQKKA from the coding sequence ATGAACTTAAAAAACAATCCTACATTAAAATCCTCGAAAATTAGAGTCGGCATTACTATCGGTGATCCCTCAGGAATCGGACCGGCCATCACTTTGAAAGCCCTGGAAATATTAAAAGGCCAGGCCGATTTTACGGTTATCGGCAACAGCTTTGTGCTGGCTAAGGCGTCTAAACTCTTAAAAATACGATCCTTGCCTCTAAAGTTAATCGATTTAAATAATGTTGATCCCAAGAATTTTGCCTTCGGCAGATTAAAGGCGCAAAACGGCCGGGCTTGCTTGGAATACCTCGATGCGGCTTTGGGCCTGCTTAAGGAAAATAAAATTGATTGTTTGGTTACCTGCCCGATTTCAAAAGAAGCGATCAATCTGGCAGGAGCTAAATTTTCCGGCCACACAGAATACCTTGGCAAAAAGACAGGTTGTAAGGATTTGGTAATGCTGCTGCTTAATGATAAATTAAAATTTAGTTTGGTTACCAGGCATGTGGCGCTTAAGGATGTTTGCGGGTTACTGGGTCGTAAAAGTTTGGAAAATAATATTCTAAGGACAATCAAGGGCTTGAGATCTTTATTCCTGATAAAAAAACTAAAGTTGGTTGTTTGCGGAGTTAATCCGCATGCCTCAGATAACGGAGTAATCGGTAAAGAGGAAGAGAAGGTTATGATACCGGTGATAAAAAGCTTAAAGAGAAAGGTTAAAGGTGTTTCCATAGTCGGACCGCTTTCTGCCGATGCGGCAATATCACAGGCGGCAAAAGGTAATTTTGACTGCGTAATTGCCGCTTATCATGACCAGGCGCTTATTCCTTTGAAATTAACGGATTTTGACAGCGGGGTAAACCTTACTTTCGGCCTTCCTTTTGTGCGCACCTCTCCTTTACATGGGACGGCTTTTGATATTGCCAAAAAGCCTGCTAGAGCTTTCCCCGGGTCACTGGTTACTGCGATAAAACTTGCCATAAAATGTACGTTAAACCAAAAAAAAGCCTAG
- the rsmA gene encoding 16S rRNA (adenine(1518)-N(6)/adenine(1519)-N(6))-dimethyltransferase RsmA, which yields MYVKPKKSLGQNFLTDKNIQQKIIRACGLADEDIILEIGAGLGDFTAQLAACTKKVYALEIDQRLYPSLEQNLSARNNCKIIKSDILKFEINKFLQEEKIKQKIKVIGNIPYYISSPIIEHLINYRNNIGEVFMTVQKEFGRRVCAGPGSKEYGSFSCFVQYYAQCRILFEINKRCFKPVPKVDSSFLSLKFREKPPVKVEDEAAFFKLIRTAFNQRRKTLRNSLEGLLELQELERLLDSAGINRNVRPEDLSLGEFAKLAQKSQKIS from the coding sequence ATGTACGTTAAACCAAAAAAAAGCCTAGGCCAGAATTTTCTAACTGACAAAAATATCCAGCAAAAAATAATCCGCGCCTGCGGGCTGGCCGATGAAGATATTATTTTAGAGATAGGTGCCGGGCTCGGCGATTTCACTGCCCAGCTTGCAGCCTGCACAAAGAAAGTTTATGCTCTTGAGATCGATCAACGCCTGTATCCAAGCCTAGAGCAGAATTTAAGCGCACGTAACAATTGCAAAATCATAAAAAGCGATATATTAAAATTTGAAATAAATAAATTTTTGCAAGAAGAAAAAATAAAACAAAAGATAAAAGTCATCGGCAATATTCCCTACTACATATCCAGCCCGATTATTGAGCATCTGATCAACTATCGTAATAATATCGGTGAAGTTTTTATGACTGTGCAAAAAGAGTTCGGCCGCAGGGTTTGCGCTGGCCCCGGGTCAAAGGAATACGGATCTTTTAGTTGTTTTGTGCAGTATTACGCCCAGTGCAGGATCCTTTTTGAAATTAACAAGAGATGCTTTAAACCTGTCCCTAAAGTAGATTCATCTTTTTTGTCCCTGAAGTTTAGAGAGAAACCGCCGGTTAAAGTAGAGGATGAAGCGGCATTTTTTAAGTTAATCCGTACTGCTTTTAATCAGAGAAGAAAAACTTTACGCAACAGCCTGGAAGGTTTACTGGAGCTGCAGGAGCTAGAAAGGCTTCTGGATAGCGCCGGTATTAATAGAAATGTACGCCCGGAAGATCTTTCTCTGGGAGAGTTCGCCAAGCTTGCTCAAAAAAGTCAAAAAATATCTTGA
- the rpmG gene encoding 50S ribosomal protein L33, whose protein sequence is MRETITLECTVCKNRNYTTSKNKKLHQDRLELNKFCNSCHKHTPHKEIK, encoded by the coding sequence ATGCGTGAAACGATAACCTTGGAATGTACGGTTTGTAAAAATAGAAATTATACGACGTCAAAGAACAAAAAATTGCATCAAGACAGGCTGGAGCTTAATAAGTTCTGCAACTCTTGTCATAAGCATACCCCGCATAAAGAGATTAAATAA
- the secE gene encoding preprotein translocase subunit SecE, whose amino-acid sequence MNILAKPVNFLNEVRSELSKVAWSTRKELLASTVLVITVTVIMTVFIGIVDLVLSRFLSVVFK is encoded by the coding sequence ATGAATATTTTAGCAAAACCGGTAAATTTTTTAAATGAAGTCAGGAGTGAATTAAGCAAAGTTGCCTGGTCGACCAGAAAAGAGCTGCTTGCTTCTACGGTTTTGGTAATTACGGTTACGGTGATTATGACGGTTTTTATCGGGATAGTTGATCTGGTTTTGTCCAGATTTCTAAGTGTGGTTTTTAAATGA
- the nusG gene encoding transcription termination/antitermination protein NusG yields MKNWYVVHTQTGIEEKVKASLEKKVASEGLQDLISSVIIPTEQVSEVRAGKKKITQRKFFPGYLLVEMDLSEQTYLFVKNSPGVTGFIGLGRKPVPLPQEEVDNILKRTKETAAKPSPKIVFEKGEQVRVNEGPFLNFNGTIEEVYPEKGKVKVSVSIFGRSTPVELEYWQVEKV; encoded by the coding sequence ATGAAGAACTGGTACGTTGTGCATACACAAACCGGGATTGAGGAAAAAGTAAAAGCATCTTTAGAAAAGAAGGTGGCTTCCGAAGGGCTGCAAGATTTGATCTCCAGCGTTATTATTCCTACCGAGCAGGTTTCCGAGGTGCGCGCCGGAAAGAAGAAGATCACGCAGAGGAAGTTCTTTCCGGGGTATTTATTAGTGGAAATGGATTTAAGCGAACAAACCTATCTTTTTGTCAAAAATTCTCCTGGAGTAACGGGGTTTATCGGGTTAGGCAGGAAACCTGTGCCATTGCCTCAGGAGGAGGTAGACAATATCCTTAAACGCACCAAAGAAACCGCGGCCAAGCCGTCACCGAAAATAGTTTTTGAGAAAGGCGAACAGGTCAGGGTTAACGAAGGCCCATTCTTGAATTTTAACGGTACAATCGAAGAAGTTTATCCTGAAAAAGGGAAAGTAAAAGTGAGCGTTTCTATCTTTGGCCGCTCTACGCCGGTGGAATTGGAATACTGGCAGGTGGAGAAAGTTTAA
- the rplK gene encoding 50S ribosomal protein L11 encodes MAKAIKAQIKLHVPAAQANPAPPVGPALGQHGVNIMQFCKQFNDQTKGRDGLILPVVISVFEDRTFTFIIKSPPSSILLKRAANLAKASGTSGKEIIGKVTKKQIEEIAKLKLADLNTNDMNQAIKSIEGTARSMGIAIEG; translated from the coding sequence ATGGCAAAGGCAATTAAGGCACAGATTAAATTACACGTTCCGGCAGCGCAGGCAAATCCGGCGCCTCCGGTAGGCCCGGCACTAGGCCAGCATGGCGTAAACATTATGCAGTTCTGCAAGCAGTTTAATGACCAAACTAAAGGCAGGGATGGGTTAATCCTTCCAGTAGTGATTAGTGTTTTTGAGGACAGGACCTTTACCTTTATTATTAAGAGTCCGCCGTCGTCTATTTTGTTAAAAAGGGCAGCGAATTTAGCCAAGGCATCAGGGACAAGCGGAAAAGAGATTATCGGCAAAGTAACTAAGAAGCAGATTGAGGAGATTGCCAAACTAAAGCTAGCGGATTTAAATACTAATGATATGAATCAGGCAATCAAGAGTATTGAAGGTACTGCCCGCAGTATGGGTATTGCCATTGAAGGATAA
- the rplA gene encoding 50S ribosomal protein L1 codes for MKTLSKRYKESVKQVEKDKFYQLKEAVAILKKLPKPKFDGSVDLHFNLGVDTKKSDQMIRGTVVLPHGTGKKVRVAVFCKGEHERQAREAKADYVGGTELMDKVAAGFLDFDCAIATPEMMKDLSKLGKILGPRGLMPSPKTGTVTNDISKAIEDVRKGKVEFRVDKQGGMHLSIGKISFDENQINDNASKVIEAVNESRPASVKGKFVKSLSITASMNPGLKIIC; via the coding sequence ATGAAAACGCTGAGTAAAAGATACAAAGAATCAGTTAAGCAGGTAGAGAAAGATAAATTTTATCAATTAAAAGAGGCGGTAGCCATATTGAAGAAACTGCCTAAGCCAAAATTTGACGGTTCCGTCGACCTGCATTTTAATCTGGGCGTGGATACTAAAAAGAGCGATCAGATGATTCGCGGGACGGTTGTGCTTCCGCATGGGACAGGAAAAAAAGTGCGGGTTGCGGTATTCTGTAAAGGTGAACATGAGCGCCAGGCCAGGGAAGCAAAGGCGGATTATGTCGGCGGCACGGAATTAATGGATAAAGTTGCCGCAGGGTTCCTTGATTTTGACTGCGCCATCGCCACTCCTGAAATGATGAAAGATTTAAGTAAGCTTGGCAAAATACTGGGCCCGCGCGGCCTGATGCCCAGCCCTAAGACCGGCACGGTGACCAATGATATTTCAAAAGCCATTGAAGATGTAAGGAAGGGCAAGGTTGAGTTTCGCGTGGATAAGCAGGGCGGGATGCATTTATCGATAGGCAAGATTTCTTTTGACGAAAACCAGATAAATGATAATGCTTCCAAAGTGATCGAGGCAGTCAACGAATCAAGGCCGGCATCGGTAAAAGGTAAATTTGTCAAGAGCCTGAGTATAACTGCTTCTATGAACCCGGGATTAAAGATCATCTGCTAA
- the rplJ gene encoding 50S ribosomal protein L10: protein MKKIGQLIKETSGNRIKDSFKSSKGLIIIKYSGVSSPDMSTLRKSLRGSGSDLFVVKNSIAKRAMKELGLVDLVKSVETPCGMIFFKDEPVDTSRILCAFRKDHEKLVLEGGLLQDKLLSLKDIEVMSTLPSREVLRAKVVVTLNAPISKLAIVLNQTLKKFVYCLDQIKQKKTS, encoded by the coding sequence ATGAAAAAAATCGGCCAATTAATCAAGGAAACTTCAGGGAATCGCATAAAGGATAGTTTTAAGTCATCCAAAGGATTGATTATTATTAAATACTCCGGAGTATCCAGCCCCGACATGAGTACCCTAAGGAAGTCCCTTAGAGGCTCAGGATCTGATCTTTTTGTAGTTAAAAACAGCATTGCCAAAAGAGCAATGAAAGAATTGGGCCTGGTTGATCTAGTTAAGTCGGTAGAGACGCCCTGCGGAATGATTTTCTTTAAGGATGAGCCGGTTGATACCTCTAGAATTTTGTGCGCTTTTCGTAAAGATCATGAAAAGCTTGTATTAGAAGGCGGATTATTACAAGATAAATTATTAAGTTTAAAAGATATTGAAGTGATGAGCACCCTGCCTTCCAGAGAGGTTTTGCGGGCTAAGGTAGTGGTGACCTTGAATGCTCCGATTTCAAAATTGGCAATTGTTTTAAATCAGACGTTAAAGAAGTTCGTTTATTGTTTAGATCAAATTAAACAGAAAAAAACAAGTTAA
- the rplL gene encoding 50S ribosomal protein L7/L12, whose protein sequence is MATAKLEDLIKSIETMSVLELADLVKALEEKFGVSANMPMAAAPAAGAAGAAPAAEEKSVFTVVLTSAGANKIAVIKEVRTITNLGLKEAKDLVDAAPKAIKEGANKEEAAEMKKKLEAAGATVELK, encoded by the coding sequence ATGGCAACTGCAAAATTGGAAGATTTAATCAAGTCAATTGAGACGATGAGCGTTCTTGAGCTGGCTGACTTAGTTAAAGCTTTAGAGGAAAAATTTGGTGTAAGCGCAAACATGCCGATGGCCGCAGCTCCTGCTGCCGGTGCTGCCGGTGCAGCTCCTGCTGCCGAAGAGAAGAGCGTTTTTACTGTAGTGCTGACTAGTGCCGGTGCAAATAAAATCGCAGTAATCAAAGAAGTGCGCACGATTACTAACCTTGGTTTGAAAGAAGCCAAAGATTTAGTTGATGCCGCTCCTAAAGCAATCAAAGAAGGCGCCAATAAAGAGGAAGCTGCGGAAATGAAGAAGAAACTGGAAGCAGCCGGTGCTACCGTAGAGTTAAAGTAA